TTGCCTCGCGCCATCACCGCCTGATGCATGGCTCCTGCCGCAAGCCCCATCACGACAGTGCCGATGGTCTGGTGCGCGCCGACAGTTGGCTTGCTGAGCAGCAGTCAGCCCCCACCGAGTGGCCCGCTTGGCTGCTGATGACCGGTGATCAGGTGTACGCCGACGATGTGGCCGGGCCGATGCTACGCGCCGTGCATGCGCTGATTGAGCGGCTAGGGCTGGTGGATGAGTGGCTGGAAGGCGCGACTGTCGACGATAGTCAGGCGCTCTACCGCTCGCCGGATAGCTACTACCGGCGTGCGGAGCTGCTGCCGGATGTGACCAGCAACGCGGCCCTGCGCGAGCGCTTCTTTGGCGGTGTCAAAAAGCCGGTGTTTACCTCGGCGAATGCCCATAACCACCTGATGACGCTGGCTGAAATGCTCGCCATGTACTGCCTGGTGTGGTCGCCGGTGCCCTGGCAAGTGATTGCCCCTGAAGCGCCCGCCCTTGATGAAAAAGACGCCGAACTCTATCGTCAGGAGAAGGCGGTGATCGATACCTTCGCTGAAGGTTTGCCCCAGTGCGCGCGGGTAATGGCGCACCTGCCCAGCCTGATGATCTTCGATGACCACGACGTTACCGACGACTGGAACCTAACTGCCGACTGGGAGCGCGCCGCCTACGGCCATCCGTTCTCTAAGCGTATTATCGGTAACGCCTTGGTGGCCTATCTGCTCTGCCAAGCCTGGGGTAACGATCCGGATAAATTGAACCCATTAGTCCATCATGCCTCGACCCTGCTGGGTGAGGGCGACCAACCGCTAGCCTGCGCTGAACAGGATGGGTTGATTGAGCGGCTTTTGCGCTTTCAGGGCTGGGAGTTTCAGGTGCCTGGCACCCCCGCACTGATAGTGCTGGATACCCGCACCCGGCGCTGGCGCAGTGAGCGTAGCCCGCACCGGCCTTCAGGCTTGATGGACTGGGAGGCGCTAATGGAGATGCAGCAGGCGCTCATGGGGGCCAAAAGTGCGGTGATTGTCTCTCCCGCGCCGATGTTCGGCGTCAAGTTGATAGAGGGAATTCAAAAGCTGTTTACCCTCGCCGGTAAGCCGTTGGTGGTGGATGCCGAAAACTGGATGGCCCACCGTGGGGCAGCCAATACGCTGCTGCAGATTTGGCGGCACTCCAAAACCCCGGGCAACTACGTGATTTTATCGGGTGACGTGCATTACTCGTTTGTCTACGACATTGTGGTGCGCCATCAGCGCCGTTCTCCCCACCTGTGGCAGATCACC
This Vreelandella neptunia DNA region includes the following protein-coding sequences:
- a CDS encoding alkaline phosphatase D family protein, with the protein product MNRTDTLPDIVAGPLLRRISTTRLVLWLVATRPLNMALVLRPGRTDSQSISLAHHQQCIPIGQRAFIYLIDCELESALPCDERIEYDLQVETQQGEWRSLPEWAPWLCYDGAAYPAFVIASRHHRLMHGSCRKPHHDSADGLVRADSWLAEQQSAPTEWPAWLLMTGDQVYADDVAGPMLRAVHALIERLGLVDEWLEGATVDDSQALYRSPDSYYRRAELLPDVTSNAALRERFFGGVKKPVFTSANAHNHLMTLAEMLAMYCLVWSPVPWQVIAPEAPALDEKDAELYRQEKAVIDTFAEGLPQCARVMAHLPSLMIFDDHDVTDDWNLTADWERAAYGHPFSKRIIGNALVAYLLCQAWGNDPDKLNPLVHHASTLLGEGDQPLACAEQDGLIERLLRFQGWEFQVPGTPALIVLDTRTRRWRSERSPHRPSGLMDWEALMEMQQALMGAKSAVIVSPAPMFGVKLIEGIQKLFTLAGKPLVVDAENWMAHRGAANTLLQIWRHSKTPGNYVILSGDVHYSFVYDIVVRHQRRSPHLWQITSSGIKNTFPKNLLNTFDRLNRWLYAPWSPLNWFTKRRKLSVNPRDPNRASAGERLWNASGIGLVTLDEKGHPIDIRQLDADGSEVVFPPREKPLT